The Streptomyces sp. NBC_00569 genomic sequence GGCCGTGCGGAAGTAGATGCCGGTGGGGCGGGCGGCGTCGCGGCGTACGGCGGAGGTGTCGACGCCGTAGGCGCCGATCGCGTCGACCAGGTGGTCGCCGAAGCCGTCGGCGCCGACGCGGCTGACCCAGCGGACGGTGTGTCCGGCGGCGGCGAGCACGCACGCCACGTTGGACTCGGCTCCGCCGATGCCGCGGTCGAAGGACGGTACGTCGGCGAGGCGCCCGGGTACGGAGGGCACGAAGGTGACCATGGACTCGCCGAGCGTGACGACATCCACGGGTGCGTGGTGCGCGGGGGCGGCGGGTCCGGTGGCGGTCACGGTGGTTCGGGCTCCTCGTGGGTTCTGGGCTCATGCCGAGGGGGATCAACGGCTCCGTTGACCCGGCGTTGGCTCGGATGTTAGACAGCAGTAAGCGACATACGCAATGACCGTTGCATTATTTGCAACGGCCTTCTTACGAGGAGGCTCCATGGCCGCCGACAGCGCCGTCAACGCCGTAGCCCGTCTCAGGGATCTGGATCTCGAGCGGGTCGACCACCGCTTCAAGGGGCTGCCCCCGGACGCGGAAGGCCTGACCGTCGGCGAGCTCGCGGCCGAGCGCCGCAACCTCTTCACCGGCGGCTTCACCACCCCGGTCCTCGCACTCTCCGCCGAGCGCCTCGAGCACAACCTCGCGCTCATGGAGACATATGCCACCAACCACGGCCTGGCCTTCGCGCCCCACGGCAAGACCTCGATGGCGCCGCAGCTCTTCCACCGCCAGATCGAGCACGGCGCGTGGGGCATCACCCTCGCCGTCCCGCATCAGGTGCGGGTCGCCCGCGCCTTCGGCATCGAGCGGATCTTCCTCGCGAACGAGCTCGTCGACCCGGCCGCCCTGCGCTGGCTCGCGGGCGAACTCGACCGCGACCCCGGCTTCCGCTTCATCTGTTACGTCGACTCGGTGCGCGGCGTCGAGCTGATGGACGCCGCGCTCGCCGAGGCCGGGGCGACGCGCCCGGTCGACGTGGTCGTGGAGCTGGGCGCGGGCGAGGGCGCGCGCACGGGCGTGCGCACCGAGGACGAGTGCTTCGACCTCGCGAACGCCGTCGCGGCGGCGGACACGCTGCGCCTGGTCGGCGTCGCCGGTTACGAGGGCGAGGTACCCGACGCGTCGCCCGAGACCGTCGGGGCGTGGCTGCGCCGGCTCACCGGGCTGCTCGTCGACCTCGACAAGGCGAACCGCTTCGCGGACCTGGACGAGATCGTGGTCAGCGCGGGCGGCAGCGCCTGGTTCGACTCGGTGGCGGAGGTGTTCACCGAACTGCCCGAACTCTCCGCACCCGTACTGAAGTTGCTGCGCTCGGGCGCCTACGTGTCGCACGACGACGGCCACTACAAGCACCTGACGCCGTTCAACCGGGTGCCCGAGGAGGGTGCGCTGCACCCGGCGTTCCGGCTGTGGGCGCAGGTCGTCTCGCGCCCGACGCCGGAGCAGGCATTCACGAACGCGGGCAAGCGCGACGCGGCGTACGACCTCGATCTGCCCGAGGCACAGGTCGTGCGGGACGCCCGTACGGGCGAGGTGCGCGAGGCCACCGGCGTGACGGTGACGGGGCTTTCCGACCAGCACGGCTGGGTGCGCACGGACCGGGGCGAGGACCTGGCGGTGGGCGACTGGCTCGGCATGGGCCTGTCGCACCCGTGCACGTCGTTCGACAAGTGGCAGCTGATTCCTCTCGTCGAGGCGGACGGCACGGTCGTGGACTACGTCCGCACGTTCTTCTAGGGCGAAGGGCATCGGGGCCGCGTGTTCGGGTGCGGCTTCGGTGGGGGCTGGTCGCGCAGTTCCCCGCGCCCCTGGAGGCTTGCGGCTTCGCCGCGCCTTCCCCATCGGGGAAATGCTGCGCGCAGCGCATGCATTTCAGGGGCGCGGGGAACTGCGCGACCAGCCACGACGAGACCCGCACCCGAACCCCCGTACCAAAGAGAGGCACCCCCCCATGGACCTGGTCATCCGCGACGCGCACGTCATCGACGGCACCGGCGGTGCTTCCTACCGCGCCGACGTCGGCGTCCAAGAGGGCCGGATCACCACGATCCACCGCGAGGGCGCCGGCGCCCGCCCCGCCGGGCGCCGCAACCTCGACGCGGCCGGCCTGGCGGTAGCCCCCGGCTTCATCGACATGCACGCCCACAGCGACCTGGCGCTGCTGCGCGACCCGGATCACAGCGCGAAGGCCGCGCAGGGCGTCACGCTCGAAGTCCTCGGCCAGGACGGCCTCTCGTACGCGCCGGTCGACGACCGCACGCTCGCCGAGGTCCGCCGTGCGATCACCGGCTGGAACGGTGACGGTTCCGACATCGACTTCGACTGGCGCACGGTCGGCGAGTACCTGGACCGTCTGGACCGCGGCATCGCGGTCAACG encodes the following:
- a CDS encoding amino acid deaminase, giving the protein MAADSAVNAVARLRDLDLERVDHRFKGLPPDAEGLTVGELAAERRNLFTGGFTTPVLALSAERLEHNLALMETYATNHGLAFAPHGKTSMAPQLFHRQIEHGAWGITLAVPHQVRVARAFGIERIFLANELVDPAALRWLAGELDRDPGFRFICYVDSVRGVELMDAALAEAGATRPVDVVVELGAGEGARTGVRTEDECFDLANAVAAADTLRLVGVAGYEGEVPDASPETVGAWLRRLTGLLVDLDKANRFADLDEIVVSAGGSAWFDSVAEVFTELPELSAPVLKLLRSGAYVSHDDGHYKHLTPFNRVPEEGALHPAFRLWAQVVSRPTPEQAFTNAGKRDAAYDLDLPEAQVVRDARTGEVREATGVTVTGLSDQHGWVRTDRGEDLAVGDWLGMGLSHPCTSFDKWQLIPLVEADGTVVDYVRTFF